One genomic window of Pseudomonas aeruginosa includes the following:
- a CDS encoding DUF4124 domain-containing protein: MRRMILPASLLLALSSFAMAAPIYKWVDAEGVTHFGAQPPQGAQATTVNTQTAPPPDNFPLPPSTPAPTIQQKPADPEQKAIDDKVKQQVAKEEAERKQFCEETRNNLAQLKNNPRVRVDEGKGELRRLGEEERQERIAKAEKAIQENCR; the protein is encoded by the coding sequence ATGCGACGCATGATCCTCCCGGCCAGCTTGTTGCTCGCCCTCTCCTCTTTCGCCATGGCCGCCCCGATCTACAAATGGGTCGACGCCGAGGGCGTCACCCACTTCGGCGCACAACCGCCGCAAGGTGCGCAAGCGACCACGGTGAATACCCAGACCGCCCCGCCGCCGGACAACTTCCCCCTGCCCCCCTCGACCCCGGCACCGACCATCCAGCAGAAACCGGCCGATCCCGAGCAGAAGGCGATCGACGACAAGGTGAAGCAGCAAGTGGCGAAGGAAGAGGCCGAGCGCAAGCAGTTCTGCGAAGAGACCCGCAACAACCTCGCGCAACTGAAGAACAACCCGCGCGTAAGGGTCGACGAAGGCAAGGGCGAACTCCGTCGCCTCGGCGAGGAAGAACGCCAGGAGCGAATCGCCAAGGCCGAAAAGGCGATCCA